In the Terriglobia bacterium genome, GTGGGTCCGCTGCAATCAGCCGCGCGGCCTGCTCGCCCACATCGGTTATCTGCTCACCGGGCCGGGCCTCCTCGTCCGTCAGGACGACGAAATCCCCGTGCTGGTCGATGTGCGGGCGGCCTTGGATGCGGAACGGTTCTGCCGGGTCGAACTCGCGGGGCTTGACGTTAGTTACCCACAGGCGGGTCAGGTCCCTTGACTCTTCCAGCCAGCCCTCCTCTCCTCCGCCGTCGTCCGGCTGCAGCATCCAGACGGTATCGGCCATTGCACCGAGGTCGGATGTGCCGCGCAGGTTCTCCAGCTCGGCGAGGGGCAGCTTTCCCTTGTCATTTAGAGCAAATCGTTTTGCGATGTGGTGATTGGAAATCACCCCGAGCGCACCCAGACGCATCAGCTCGGAAATACCTGCGAACAATCCACTGGAGTTCTCGGCGCTGGAGTTCTCGTCCTTAAATCCCGCAAAACGGATGGCAGTGTCTAGCACAACGACCGGATGCCACTCCTCGACTGCAGCCACCAGCGCTGGGTCGCCTAACGTGAGCAGGCCATCGCGCATGGTGGCGCACCGGAATACGGAGCCGTCCATCGGTATACCTAGCTTCTGAACTCGGCTTCGGAGCGAGCGGTCGCCCTGCTCCGGTATGAGGTACAAGACCTTGACCGGCTCGGGCACCTTGAACATGCCGAGGAACGGCATGCCGGTGACCAGCGCCTTGGAAATCGACAGCGAGAACCACGTCTTACCGACGCATGGCGCTGCGCCGACGATGGTATTGCCCTCCGACAGGATGCGGTCAATCAGCATCCGAACGTCACCCGTCTGCAGGTCGCATGGGGCACGGAGTCTGTCCCGCCATACCACCGGCGTCTCCACGCGCGGCGCTGGGCCGAACTCACCGGCTTGCGCCCTCCGCAGTAGCTTCTCGGACTGCTGCTGCCGGTCCTCGATGGCGTCCTGTCCACCGTACAAATTTCCGGTCATCGCCAGCAGGCGATTAGGTATTTGCCCCGAACCCCAGATTTCCACGCGCGTGCCATCAGGCTTGAAATCGGCGGCCAGCCCAGCGCGGCAGACGAGATGGAGGCCCGTGCCGCTCTCGCTGATTTCGGTGAACGTATCGAGCACGTTGATGATTGCCTGCGCCTCCTCGGTGATTGCGCCCGTCTCCGGATTGCGGCAGTGGTCAAGGTCGATGTAAGTGAGTTTTTCAGATGGGTCTGCCCAGCGCTGGTATCCTCCGCCGGGCCGCAGCGTCCGATTTGCAATCAAATAGTCCAGCGAACGCAGATTGGATTTGCGCTCCTCTGGCGTCCCGTATTTAACCTCGGGATGCTTGCTGGGCTTCTTGTCCGGGCGCTTAGGGTTCGGGGAGGGGTAGTACTGAAGCCACAGCGCTGGCTCGCGCAACTGCGTCGGGATGCTTTCGTAGTTAGGCACCGGCGCTTTCCTTCCGTCGCTCGACGTATCGTTCAATGTCTCGACGCGCGAACATCTTTTTTCCGCCCCGACCCGCGCGAACGAAGGCAAGTCCGTCCGATGCCCAGCCCCTGATGACGCCGGAGCCGACACCAACGAACGCAGCGGCAGCGTTGATATCCATCAGGAGCGGTTCGGAATGCGGGGTCGTGGCCATGTCGGCTTTCCTTCCCGGCACCCCGCTGGCTTGCACCAGCGGGGCACGGGAACTTCCGACCAGCCACGGTAAGGAAGAGCGTTCAAACTTGGATTGCTTACTGCTTTATGCCGGTGGCAGGTCGCATACTCCCTGCGGGGTGTTCCGGGTCTTTCGGGCGAGAAGGTGTGAACCACATATAGCCTTGCCCAGCGAAGAATCTGCACCCATGACCGCGCCGAACAGGGCTATATGTGGTTCACACGTTGACTTCAGCGAGACAACGTGTTAACCTGTATTTTGTGAGCAGAAACTGGCTAGGGGTTTCCAAACCTAAGTTCGAGCGAATGCCTCATGGCACCGACGGCCCACCGCCGAGCCTGTGGTGGTACAGGCGCAATCCCGAATATCACGGGGATGACGTACCCACGGCCAGCAGCCAACGGGTCATCAACGAGTATCTGCGCCAATGTGCTAGCGGTGGCGGGGCGGTTCCCGAGGAGCATCTACGTCGATGGCTACAGGAACTCAGCCGTCCGCAGAAGATAAGCCCAAGGCGGACGCGGTACTGGACCATCCCGGCCTTCGCGCTCGCGCACCGGCTGAAGAAAGGGACGCTCATGAAGCGTCTGCGCCGGTTGGAGGAAATCGCAGTCGAGTTGTTCCCCGGTCGGGTTCCCGCAGGTCGACAGCGAAGGCCGTTGTCGGAAGCGAAGAAAGAGGCCATCCGTCAGCGCTATATCGAAGTCCAAGACATCCGCGCCGTCGCCCACGAGTTCGGACTTCCTACGTTTCGCGTTGGTCAGATTTGCAGAGTGGAGAAGGAACTACTCCAAGAAGACAGCGGCTCCGGCACGGAGCCTGAAGCGCCATCCAAACCTTCCACCGAGGAGCTACCCTTCTAGGTAGCTTCGCCTTTTGTTACCGCCCGTGCCATTGCCAGCGCTTGCTCGACCGCGTGCCGCTCAGCAGCAGACCTTGCGGTTGTAGCCGCATACCGCCCTGCCATGAGGATGGCTTTCTTTTCCCTACCAGTCGCCTTGGCTTCTGCCCGTGCCGTTCTGCGGGCATCGTTCACCGCAAGCCGGATTGCTTCTCTTGTCGCGTCGAGCCGTCCGTAATAAACCACTCGCGCCTCATACGTCAGTTCGGGGTACTCGCGTATCAACCTGAGCAGCTCGTTTAATCGCTGACAGGCGGGATGGTCCCTTAGTGCCGCCCGCCCAGATTTACGTCGACCAACAAGCTCTAGCTCGCGCCCCGCTTGTTCCAATGCTTCGAACGCCTCGCGCACGTCGGGGTCTGCCTTTCGGCCCGGCAGAGGCGGGTGAACAATATTCGACATGATGATTCCTCTCGCCCGATATTCCCACGCGCACTTGCCGGGCGGAAGGTGACTGAGGTGGTCCAATCCCAGCAACGCGCTCCGGCGGATTTCGTGCACGATTCGTGCACGGACTTCCGCAAAGTACCAGCAACTACGGGCAGGTATCAGCAGCTAAAAATGCGGGAAGTAAAAGGGCTTAGTGATTCTAGGCGGGTTGCGCGATGGCCCGGAAAGTTTTTTGAGTCCGCTGCGTCTGCCAGTTCCGCCATCCCGGCTGGGTGGTAAGTACAACTACAACGGAAGGTTAATCGATCCTCAACGAGTCGGCAAGGGCTCCGGCGCTATCGCCGCACCGTTAGTGCCAGCTCCCCAAGCGCACCAGCACCTCGCCCGCATCGTCATAGACGAATACCGGGTTGCCGACGCCGGCCCTTTCCCTGGCAGCCCCTTGGGCGGCAGCGAGCGTCTCGAAGACACCGACCTGAAAAATGTTGCCCGATACGTCCTTCACGTCCACGCCGACGACGCGAAATTGCGACTTCGGCGCCTTTAGTTGTTCCTCACTGGCGGTCGGATAGCGCATGACGTAGTTCCTCGGTTACTTCGGACAGTATAGGCGGATGCACGAACGATCTGTGATAACGATCACTAAATAAGGTGATGGGCAACCGGGTGACAAAACCAGCCGTGCCGGTTCAAAATCGCGGGTGCCCACTGTTGTCGCCCGTTAGGCGCGCCAGAGTGCGAATTCTCCTTCCCGAGGCGCAATTCGGCCCCACGCCGCTGTTAGAATGGTAGGTTTTGGATTCGGTCCCGCTCTTGGAGGGACTCTACAAAGAGGTTTGCACTTATGGCCACCGTTCAGGCGCCCGAAGCCATCGCCGTTGGGCCGTTTCACAACGAGCCCGCTACCGACTTCAGTAGATCAGAGAATGTGCAGGCGATGCGCACCGCCATCGAGAAAGTGCGCGCCCAACTCGGCCGCGAATATCCGCTGATCATCGGCAGCAAGAACGTCACCACCAAGGACAAGATTCGCTCCCTCAATCCCGCCAAGCCGACCGAACTGGTGGGCCTGTTCCAGAAAGCGGGCAAGGAAGAAGTGGAGCCGGCCATGAAGGCGGCGCTCAAGGCGTTCGAGAAGTGGAGCCGCACGCCTGTGGAGGAACGCGTCAACCTGCTGTTCCGGGTCGGCGACATCATCCGCCGGCGCAAGCACGAGTTTTCGGCGTGGATGATCTTCGAGGTGAGCAAGAATTACGCCGAGGCCGACGCCGACGTCGCCGAGCTGATCGACTTCTGCGAGTTCTACGGGCGCGAGGCGCTGCGTCTGGCCAAGGCCGAGCCGCCGGTGCAACTGCCCGGCGAGCGCGACCACCTATGGTACATTCCGCTCGGCGTAGGGGTGGTGATTCCGCCGTGGAATTTCCCCAGCGCCATCATGGGGGGCATGACGCTGGCGTCCATCGTCTGCGGCAACACGGTGATCCTGAAGCCCTCGAGCGACTCGCCCGCCATCGCGCAGAAGTTCATGGAAGCGCTGCTGGAGGCCGGAATGCCGGAGGGCGTGGTCAACTACTGCCCCGGCGCCGGCGCCAGCTTTGGCGACGCGCTGGTGGCGCATCCCAAGACGCGTTACATCGCCTTCACCGGCTCGCGCGAAGTCGGGCTGCGCATCAACCACGTGGCCGCACAAACCGCTGCCGGCCAGATCTGGATCAAGCGCACGGTGCTGGAAATGGGCGGCAAGGACGCCATCATCGTGGACGCCGACGCCAACAACATAGACGCCGCCGTCGAAGGCGTCGCCGCTGCCGCTTTCGGCTTCCAGGGCCAGAAGTGCTCCGCCTGCTCGCGTCTCATCCTCGACGAGAAGATCTACGACAGCTTCATCGACAAGCTGAAGGCGCGGGTGGAGAAGATCACGGTCGGCGACGCGACGCAGAATCCCGGCATGGGGGCGGTCATCAATGAAGCATCGATGAAATCCATCCTCGACTACATCGACCACGGCCGGCGCGACGGACGCTTGATCACCGGCGGCCGGCGCGACAGCAAGGCCGGCGAAGGCTATTTTATCCAGCCCACGGTGATTGCCGACATCGCGCCGAAGTCGAAATTGGAACAGGAGGAAATCTTCGGCCCGGTTCTGGCGGTGATGAAGTCGCGCAACTTCGATCACGCGCTGGAAATCGCCAACGACACCGAGTTCGGACTCACCGGCGCCGTCTATTCCGGCTCGCGGGAGAAGCTGGAAAGGGCTAAGCGCGAGTTCCATGTCGGTAACCTGTACCTGAATCGCAAGTGCACGGGAGCCATGGTGGGGGCGCATCCGTTTGGCGGATTCAACATGTCGGGGACCGACTCTAAAGCCGGCGGCCCCGATTACCTCTACTTGTTCACGCAGGCGAAGTCGATCGGCGAAAAGCTGACGTAACCCACTACGCGGCATTTGACAAGCTTGACAAGGCTGCCCAAAATAAGTCGCGGCGGTCCGGCAGTGAGTGCGGATCGCGAGAGTGACTCTGTATGGGGCGAATTCTTTGCGTTGACGACGAGCTCAATGTCGTGACTCTGAAGTGCGCAATCCTGGAAGCTGCAGGCCATGTTGTGACTGCCTCCACCTCCGCGCAGGACGCCATCGAAAAGCTGGCGAGCAGCAGCTACGACGCAGTGGTCACCGACTGGCGACTGGGCGACGCCAACGGACGCGGCGTTGTCCAAGCAGCCAAGGCGCGCTCCAGCACGCCCGTGGTGGTGGTTTCTGGGTATGTAGCGGAAGCCTTCCAGGCAGCCGAACCGCTCGCCGACCTGTACCTGGAAAA is a window encoding:
- a CDS encoding AAA family ATPase; protein product: MPNYESIPTQLREPALWLQYYPSPNPKRPDKKPSKHPEVKYGTPEERKSNLRSLDYLIANRTLRPGGGYQRWADPSEKLTYIDLDHCRNPETGAITEEAQAIINVLDTFTEISESGTGLHLVCRAGLAADFKPDGTRVEIWGSGQIPNRLLAMTGNLYGGQDAIEDRQQQSEKLLRRAQAGEFGPAPRVETPVVWRDRLRAPCDLQTGDVRMLIDRILSEGNTIVGAAPCVGKTWFSLSISKALVTGMPFLGMFKVPEPVKVLYLIPEQGDRSLRSRVQKLGIPMDGSVFRCATMRDGLLTLGDPALVAAVEEWHPVVVLDTAIRFAGFKDENSSAENSSGLFAGISELMRLGALGVISNHHIAKRFALNDKGKLPLAELENLRGTSDLGAMADTVWMLQPDDGGGEEGWLEESRDLTRLWVTNVKPREFDPAEPFRIQGRPHIDQHGDFVVLTDEEARPGEQITDVGEQAARLIAADPRITKAALTKALGVSRSHFADPPGWRYVPPPRGCKSGGHWEPKEEQELGI
- a CDS encoding helix-turn-helix domain-containing protein, with the protein product MATTPHSEPLLMDINAAAAFVGVGSGVIRGWASDGLAFVRAGRGGKKMFARRDIERYVERRKESAGA
- the pruA gene encoding L-glutamate gamma-semialdehyde dehydrogenase, with protein sequence MATVQAPEAIAVGPFHNEPATDFSRSENVQAMRTAIEKVRAQLGREYPLIIGSKNVTTKDKIRSLNPAKPTELVGLFQKAGKEEVEPAMKAALKAFEKWSRTPVEERVNLLFRVGDIIRRRKHEFSAWMIFEVSKNYAEADADVAELIDFCEFYGREALRLAKAEPPVQLPGERDHLWYIPLGVGVVIPPWNFPSAIMGGMTLASIVCGNTVILKPSSDSPAIAQKFMEALLEAGMPEGVVNYCPGAGASFGDALVAHPKTRYIAFTGSREVGLRINHVAAQTAAGQIWIKRTVLEMGGKDAIIVDADANNIDAAVEGVAAAAFGFQGQKCSACSRLILDEKIYDSFIDKLKARVEKITVGDATQNPGMGAVINEASMKSILDYIDHGRRDGRLITGGRRDSKAGEGYFIQPTVIADIAPKSKLEQEEIFGPVLAVMKSRNFDHALEIANDTEFGLTGAVYSGSREKLERAKREFHVGNLYLNRKCTGAMVGAHPFGGFNMSGTDSKAGGPDYLYLFTQAKSIGEKLT
- a CDS encoding response regulator, with amino-acid sequence MGRILCVDDELNVVTLKCAILEAAGHVVTASTSAQDAIEKLASSSYDAVVTDWRLGDANGRGVVQAAKARSSTPVVVVSGYVAEAFQAAEPLADLYLEKPVNAQELITIVNELLKTSGAASRG